The Corallococcus silvisoli genome contains the following window.
TCATCGCCGGCGGCCCCTCGCGTCCGCTGGCTCCGGTGCCTCAGCGGGAGTGCTGCTTGAAGAAGTCCCACATGAGGGTGGTGCCGTCGGGCCCGGCGGGGTCCGCGAACGGGAAGGCGTTGTCACCGCCGGGCCACGCGTGACCCATCCCCTGGATTTCGTATTGCTGGACCAGGAGCACGCCGCCGGAGACGTAGTCGCGCACGGTGTACTTGCGGCCTCCTGGCGAGGTGCCGGACGTCACGCGCGCGGGCGAGTTCGACACGCTGTTGTTGTCCGCGCCGTCGTCGCCGTAGTCGTTCGTCTGGAGGAACTGGCGCACGGTCTGCTGGCCGTTGATGGGATTGACGACGTCGTCCTCGGTGCCGTGGACCACGAGCACGGGCACCTTGCGGCGCGGCTTCCCCGAGCAGGCCCAGGCGTCATGGCCCCGGTCGTCCGGCGAATAGATGCTGCCGAAGGTCATCGCGTAGAGGCTGCCCGACGCCGTGGTGGCCGCCTTGTACATGGCGCCCGCGCCCACCATGCCGGCGGTGAACACATCCGAATAGCAGGCCATCAGGATGCTGGTCATCACCGCGCCCGCGGAGACGCCCCCCACGTAGACGCGGCGCGAGTC
Protein-coding sequences here:
- a CDS encoding extracellular catalytic domain type 1 short-chain-length polyhydroxyalkanoate depolymerase; amino-acid sequence: MSVLRKVRTLSRAAVGLCALFAVLGAAPARAGAWVYGSYSNIWGTRGFQLWVPTGYQPGEPLPLVVGLHGCLQNPDQFAGLTRLNAKADAERFLVLYPNQALYANATQCWNFMFSSNQERGIGEPSLVVGMVDWVKGHYAVDSRRVYVGGVSAGAVMTSILMACYSDVFTAGMVGAGAMYKAATTASGSLYAMTFGSIYSPDDRGHDAWACSGKPRRKVPVLVVHGTEDDVVNPINGQQTVRQFLQTNDYGDDGADNNSVSNSPARVTSGTSPGGRKYTVRDYVSGGVLLVQQYEIQGMGHAWPGGDNAFPFADPAGPDGTTLMWDFFKQHSR